The Rhopalosiphum maidis isolate BTI-1 chromosome 1, ASM367621v3, whole genome shotgun sequence genome has a segment encoding these proteins:
- the LOC113549895 gene encoding uncharacterized protein LOC113549895: MPLMYTFCTWLPLRLGTIIVGLISVIQSIIIEMVCILSLSMTDTISREINKMLHSNNMIYTTEIFKAIEKDPRNYITNIMFYFLLHTVSCVALIYGAFKRSIILILPYIILEFIRLFIIFYSVITSMILIKMNVLDFLFLILISVIGVFLLQILIYLWCCPLSLVQCLILDKKLLASHSREAFESNNSALPKTAVNIQDVVYDPLSDHYGWRPFKPSYSYPYENMPQYEY, from the exons ATGCCGTtgatgtatacattttgtacatgGCTGCCCTTACGTCTCGGTACTATCATCGTCGGATTAATATCTGTA atacaatcaattataattgaaatggtTTGCATTCTCAGTTTAAGTATGACAGATACAATTTCTCgtgaaatcaataaaatgcTTCATTCAAACAACATGATTTATACGACGGAGATTTTTAAAGCAATCGAAAAAG atCCGCGGAACTATATTACGAACattatgttttactttttgttacaTACTGTTAGTTGTGTTGCGTTAATATACGGAGCTTTTAAG agatcaattattttaatactaccatatattattctgGAATTCATAAgactatttatcatattttactcGGTGATAACATCTATGattctaattaaaatgaatgtgTTGGATTTCTTATTCCTAATTTTGATTTCTGTAATTGGAGTATTTCTTTTAC aaatattgatttatttgtgGTGTTGTCCGTTGAGTTTGGTGCAATGCTTGATATTGGACAAGAAATTATTAGCGTCTCATTCACGAGAGGCTTTCGAGTCGAACAACAGTGCGTTACCGAAAACTGCGGTAAACATTCAAGACGTTGTATATGATCCGCTATCTGATCATTACGGATGGAGACCATTCAAACCTAGCTACAGTTATCCTTATGAAAACATGCCACAATACGAGTACTAA